The region CGGTCCTCCGCTTCGAGGTAGGCGACGAGACGCTTCTCCCCCGTCCCGTTCTCGCTGGTCCTGGCCAGTACCACCGCGTCGGTGACCGCGGGGTGTGCGCGCAGTGCCTCGACGATCTCGACCGGTTCGATCCGGTAGCCACGCAGCTTGATCTGGCGATCGCGACGGCCGATGAAGTCGATCTGACCGCCCGGGAGGTGCCGGGCGAGGTCGCCGGTGCGGTACATCCGGCTCCCGGGGACGTCCGAGAACGGGTCGGGGACGAAGCGGTCCGCGGTGAGCCGGGCCGAACCGTGGTAGCCGCGGGCGACTCCGATGCCGCCGATCCAGAGCTCTCCGGGCACTCCGGGCGCGACCAGCTGCTGCCACGCGTCCAAGATGTAGACGCTGGTTCCGGCGATCGGACGGCCGATGTCCGGCGGTCCGTGCGGGGTTTCGGCGGGTTCGATGTGCCCGGCCGTCGCGGTCGCCGTGGTCTCCGTCGGGCCGTACTCGTTGAGCACCCGGAACGGCAGGTCGCCGGACGGCCGGACCCGGAGCCGGTCGCCCCCGATGATCAGCTTCCGCAGGGCCGACCCGGCCGGCCAGTTCAGCGCCAGCACGCGCTCGGCCAGCGCCGTCGGCAACTCGGTGACGGTGATCCCCTCGTCGACCAGCCACGAGCGCAGGCGCCCGGGATCGAGCTTGGTGTCCTGGTCGGGCACGTACAGGGTCGCGCCGGAGGTCAGGGTCGGCCAGATGTCGGTCACGGACGGATCGAACCCGGGCGAGGCGATCTGGGCGACCCGGTCGGACGGACCGAGGTCGCAGCGCCGACGACGCCAGGCGACGACATTGGACAGCGACCGGTGCTCGACCATCACGATCTTCGGCTGGCCGGTCGAGCCGGATGTCGCGATGAGGTAGGCGAGGTCGTTGTACGCCGCCTGGTCCGACGGACCGGCGTCGACCGCATCGGGAACATCCGGCAGCCGGTCCATCGGCAGCCGTGCGAGATCACCCGGAAGGCGGTTCGCGATCACGCTGTCGGTGATGACGAGGACGACGCCGGCGGCGGCGTACTGGCCGGCCAGGCGTGCCGGCGGATTCTCCGGGTCCAGGGGAAGGTAGGCCGCCCCGACGCACAACACGGCAAGCTCGGCGATCACCAGGTCCGCGCCACGGGGCAGACACAGACCCACGAACGTACGGGGCAGGACACCGTTGGCGCGGAGGATGCCGGCCAGCGAGTCCGCCCGACGGATCAGCTCGGCGTAGCTGACCTCGCGGGCCCCGTCGCGGATGGCCGGTGCGTCCGGTGTGTTCCGGGCCCGCGCCCGGACCGCCTGGTGAACGAGCGGGCCGCCGTCGGCAGGGTGATGGCGCTCGGGATTCCAGTCGGTCAGCATCCTGACGCGGTCGGCCGGGCCGAGCACCGCCAGCTTGAACAGCGGTGCCGCCGGCCCGGCAATCGCATCAGCCAGCAGCCGCAGGTAGCTCTCGGCCATCCGGGTGACGGTCGCGCGGTCGAACAGATCGACGCCGTACTCCCAGAGCATGGTGATCCGGCCGTCGGTGTGATCGGCGTCGGGGCCCTGCCTCTGCGCGCGCGGGATCACCACGACGTTCAGATCCAGCTTCGCCGCGCCATTCCCGTGCTCGAAGATCGTCCCGGTCGCTCCGGCAAGGTCTAGGTTCGGGATCGGGGAGTCATCGATGCTGAAGAGGACGTCGGTCAGCGGGTTACGGCCCGGCTCCCGAGCGGGGTTGAGCACCCGGACCAGCTCCGAGAACGGCAACAGCTCGTTCGCCGTCGCGTCCAGCACGACGCTGTGTACCTTTCCGACCAGGTCTTCGAAGCCCAGCGTGGCGTCGACCTCGCACCGCAACAGCACCGTGTTGACGAACATGCCGACCAGGTCCTCGGTCCGGGGCACCTGTCGACTGGCGAACGAAGACCCGACGCAGATGTCCCGCTGTCCGGTGTAGCGGTACAGGTATGCGTAGAAGGCCGCGAGCATGGTGCTGAACAACGTCACCCGGTGAGCGCGGCAGAATGAGCGCAGCGCCGCCGCGAGCCCGGCTGGCAGGTCCACCCGCAGGGTCTGCCCGCGGAAACTCTGGATCCCGGGTCTGGCGCGGTCCGCCGGCAGCTCCAGCCGGGGTGGAAGGTCGCTGAGCTGGTTCTGCCAGTAAGCGAGCTGCGCCCGCATGGGCGGGGTCTCCAGCGCCGAGCGTTGCCAGCGCGCAAAGTCCCGGTATTGGATGGGCAGCTCGGCCGTCGATGGCTCGACGCCTTGGGCGAACGCGTTGTACAGCGACTTGAAGTCGCGCATCAGCAGCGAGAAGGACCACCCGTCGTGCAGCAGGTGGTTCTGCACGACGATGATTTCGTATACCTCGTCCGACAGCCGCACCACGGTCCAGCGAATCAGCGGCAGATGTTCCATGGCGAACGGCCTGCGCATTTCGCCGGATACGATCTCGTCCAGCAGTTTCTGCTGTCCTTCGCGAATGTTACTGATGTCGAGTCGTGCGGCCTGGACCGGTTGTGGCGGATGCACCACCTGCCACGGTCTACCACCGACCTCCGAGTACGTGGTGCGCAGGATCTCGTGCCGTCGATGAATTTCCGTGATCACACGGTCGAGCCGGTCGAGATCGAAGGGGCCGGCAACGCGGATCGTCGTCTGCGCATGGTGGGCAATGGTGTCCGGAGCGAATCGATGAAGGAACCAAATCTGTTCCTGTTGAAATGACAGGGGGATCCCGGTGTCGGTGTCCAGCTCGGAAACCGGAGGCAGGATCGAGAGGGCCGGATCGGGCTGCGCGGACTCCAGCCAGTCGGCGAGTTCGGCGATGGTACGGTGCTGGAACAGCCCTCGGAGCGGAAGGTCGATGCCGAACTCCGACCTGATCCGGGCGATCACGCGGAGCGCGGTCAACGAGTGTCCACCGAGGTCGAACGGGTCGTCCCGAATCCCGACGCGATCGATGCCGACCGCCGCACCCCAGATCTTGACGACCCCCCGTTCCGTAGCGGTCCGGGGCGCGACATACGGTACGCGCTCCCGCCGTTTCCAGTGGTTGGCCTGCGGCAGCGCGGCCAGGTTCACCTCCCCGTCGTCGGTCATCGGCAGCGCGTCGAGGACCACGTACGCCTGTGGTGCCGTTGGCACGGGCAGCCGGTCCCGCAGATGGGCGGTCAGCTCAGCCGCCCGGGGAACCCGTCGTCGATCGCGGGGCACGACATACGCGATGAGGTGGGTCTCGTTCCGGCCGGCCAGCACATGGGCGTGTGCGACCGTCTGGTGCCCGGCGAGTACGCCGGCGACGTCGGCAGGTTCGGCCGGGTACCCGCGGGTCTTGGTCTGGTCGTCAGTCATCGGACCCCGTTGAGCAATTGAATACTGCCACCCATGACGGTTGTCGCGTCTATTCTTGAAATGATGCGACGACCGGTTCCACGATTCATGACGACCCGAGTCCCATGAGCGTCGACTCGCCTCATGTCCTGCACTCCATCTGTGTAAACGTCAGAATCTCGCTGTCGCAACGTGCATTTTCTCCTGGCCTTGCGATATCCGCCGCGCTCTTGTCGGGTGAGGCATAGCGAGAAACCTGCCCTGACGTCAAGGAGTTACTTTTCAGTTGCATGCCAGCTCGCAGGCCAATTCACCCGCAATCCATTCCGGTCCTGATTAGTTCAGATAGGCACGTCTATGTCAAGAGACGGAGGGTATTCCAATCTGAACGATAGGAGACTCGCACGTGAACGGCGCCGGATATGCGCTGGTCACCACCGTACCCTTGACAGGGCCCGGATCGAGTGATCAAATATTGCCCAGCATTCCGACGGCCGCCACAGTGAGGCGAGTTGCGTGATGAGCGGAAACCCGTTCGATGACAAAACGCTGACTTACGTCGTGATGGTGAATGGCGAGAACCAGCACGCGCTGTGGCCGGAGCTTGTCGACATTCCCGACGGATGGTCACCCGTCTGGCGGACCCAACCCGGCGGCGGTTACGGGCTTCGCTATCCCGACATCATCGATGGACCGCCGCGCTCACCGTGCCACGACCACGTGCCCGCCAGAAACCGGTACGACTCCGACCGGTGGCTCCCCTGGTTGACTTACAGGCCTCGGACCTTGCACACCTGCCGACCTTCGTCCACTTCGGACGGATTGCCGGTGACACCCGCTGGTAGGATCGCCGCCACGATGTGCCCTGCAACGGGAGGGCATGCCTGTGGAGCCTTGGCCGGCTGGACAACGGCAGTCGGAGACTGCCAGGGAAGGATTCGTCCGACGATCCCCGGGCCGAGGAGACGGGCCACTTGGCCCCGTGGTGCAGATTACAGAGGGTGAGAACGCAAGGAGCAAGTGGTGGCGGGCGACCTTCCGAACGCTTCGGTAGACGAGACGGACAACGAAGACGGGAGCCGTCGGGGCAGGAAGGCGACGCCGCCGAACCCGGACAGCGGTCCCGTCGCGGCGTTCGCCCGTGAACTCTGGGATCTCAAGCGCCGCGCTGGCGACCCGTCGTACGCCGCGATGCGCACCAGGCTCGGCGCGGCGGTGTCGCGGTCGTCGCTGTCGGCGGCGACCCGTGGGACCGCACTCCCGAGTTGGGAGACGACCTGGGAGTTCGTCCGGGTCCTGGCGGTCGACACCCTTGGTGCCGACGCGGCGGACACCAGACGCGATTGGTGGGCTCGTTGGAAGGCCGCCGGTGCCGCCGAACCAGGAGGTGCCAGCGCACCGCCCCGGGCACCTGCGCCGCCCCGGGCACCTGCACCGCCCGAGGCACCTGCGCCGCCCGAGGCGCCTGCACCGCCCGAGGCGCCTGCACCGCCTCAGCCGCCTACACCGCCCGAGGCGGATCCCGTACCCCAGGGAGCGGGAGCCTTTCCCGGGCCCGTTGTCCGTCTGACCGTGACCCAGCTGACCGCGGCCGTTGTCGCGGCCCTGTTCGCGGTCGTCGCCGTCGGGCTGCTGGTCGGCTGGTCCTTCGCGCCGTCCGGCGAGCCCGCACCGGAGTCCACTGTCGACAACGCCCAGCTCGATGATGCCGCGTTCGAGGGCGACATCACCATCCCGGACGGCACCGTGGTGGCTCCTTCCCAGGTGTTCACGAAGGTGTGGCAGCTTCGCAACACCGGGCAGGTCCGCTGGGAAGGCCGCTATCTGACCCGGATGAACACCACCGACTGTTCGGCGCCCGACATGGTGCCCATTCCAACCACCGAGCCCGGCGAGTCGGTGCGGATCACGGTGCAGGTCACCGCAAGCCCCACGCCCGCCCGCTGCAAAATCTACTGGAAGGCAACCGATGCCTCGCGGCGTCTGCTCCTCCCCGACAAGAATCCGATCTTCTTGGACGTGATCGTGCAGGAGGAAAAGTAGCCGCTACCGGGAGACCACCGCGAACCCGGCCGACGAGGGTTCCCGTCCGGCCGACCAAGCGGTAGGCAGCGAAGCCCCGGTGCCGAGAAGTCCTTGGACGGACTCCTTCGACCAGCGGAGCTTCGCTGCCCTTCATGCCGCCCCCGATCGGGTCACCTCAACCCGCGGACGAAACAGTCCGGCGTCTGGCTGCCGTAGCAATCAGTCGCCGTGGGGATTCTGCATCGAGACGTGGACGTGGTCATAGTGACCGCCGGTCACACCGGATCCGGCGGTGTACGTGCGCCAGCCCTCGGACGCGCGCTCGACGCTCCAGATCATGCCGTCCCAGATCACGTAGCGGACATCCAGCTCGCTGGCGTACTTCTGTAGCCACCGGGCCAGCTTCCAGCCCTGCGCTTCCTGGGCCGCGTTCGGGTAGGAGCCGATCGCGTTCGAGATCGTGCAGTCCAGGGCGTTGCCGGTGTTGTGGTTGCTCGTCGCGGGCTCGTAGCTGCGGTAGTCGCCCACCCAGCAGTGGGTCTCGCCGGTCAGGTCGGCGATCTGGGTGTCGACGAACTGGGTGCGGGCAGTGGCGTTAGGCGCCTGGCTGGCCGCTGACGGGTGCGGGTTGCTCGGCGGAGCCGAGTAGGGACCCGAGTCGTCGCCACCGCCGCCACCACCGCCACCGCCACCGGTTCCGCCGATCCGGTGGGAGGCGTTCTCGTTCTTGATGCCCGCGTTGAGGTTGACCTTGCCGCCCGCCGGGATCGTCTGGCTGGTGCCGGCGTACCCGCTGTTGAAGAACACGGTCACCGACTGGCTGGTGCGGTTCCACGCTGCCGCGGCGTTGTTCTTCACGCACACGCCCTGACCGCTGCCCGCGCTCTTGAACTCGTAACAGGTCGGCTGGCTGTCGCCGTAGTTCGAAACCGACGTCGCGAAATCGGACACCGAGCCCTGGTGGTCGCTGTTGTAGTACAGGCAGAACTCGTCGTCCTGACACACGCCGTCACGATCCGCCGACGGCGAGCCGAACCGGTGGGAGGCGTTCTCGTTCTTGAGGCTTGAGTTGAGGTTGACCTTGCCGCCCGCCCCGATCGTCTGGCTGGTGCCGCCGTACCCGCTGTTGAAGAACACGGTCACCGACCTGTCGGTGCGATTCCACACTGACGCGGCATTGTTCTTCACGCACACCTGCTGACCGGTGCCCGCGCTCCTGAAGTCGTAGCAGGTCGGCTGGCTGTCACCGTAGTCGGAGATCGACGTCGCGAAATCGGACACCGAGCCCTGGTGGTCACTGTTGAAGTACAGGCAGAACTCGCCCGTCTCACAAACCCCGTCACGAGCCGTCGCCGCGTAGGCGGGGACCGTGCCGAAGAACACGCTGATCAACGCGCCGATCAGCGCCACGAAAGCGAACCTCTTTACCACTGCACGCCCTTCTTGATCCCTGCAAAATCCCATGATGGAGGCACCGAACCGCGCCACCCCCGCCTCCTTCCGAATTGTCGGAATCTCCCTGTCAGGGAAGCTCAGTTTCGGCAGGAGGGACGTTAGCGGCGAATTTTGGCCAATGCGACGGCACAATGACCAAACAATGGCTCTGGTCATTTGGCCGAACCCGTACCCCGCCGCCGGGCCACGTCGGTCCGTGCCGGCAGCCGGGCTGGACCTGGTGCATCGGGGGCGGTCGCCGACGGCCTTGTCCTGCTCAGGATGGGTGCGGTGGTCGGTGCCGACGAGAGCGAAGTACCGGACCGAGGCGAACTTGGCCTCGATCCGGTACCGGCCGGGTCACGTCCGCCTGTTCAACCGCCGCTCCGACACCAACCGGTACGGAATGGAATTGGCCAGCACCTACACCTGGATCAAACACCGGATCCATTGTTCGGAGTTGATTGATCCGCAGCTCGCAGGCTGTCGGTCAATCATCGTGGCCACTATCAATGTTGGTAGCGGGGCGTTCACCAAGCCGATCCGCCCCGGGAGAAGGAGTTGAGTTTCCATGTCCAGCAAACTGAAGAAGATCGCCGTCGGTGCGGCTGCGGCGGCCGCGATGGCCACGGGTCTGACCGCGCTCACCCCCGGAGCCGCGCAGGCCGCTGCCTACAACGGCAGCTGCGGCTCCGGCTACGGCGTGATCGACGCCATGAGCCTGGTCGGCCGCGGCACGGTCTACCTGACCTACAGCGGCGGCACCGGAAAGAACTGTGTCGTGACCGTTCGCGACAACCCGGGCAGCCGGCTGCCGATGACCGCCAGCGTCTCGCTGGCCGGTGCTCCGTGGATCACTGACAGCGGCAGCTACACCACGTACGCCGGACCGGTCTACGTGACCGCCCGGGACCGCTGCATCGACTGGGGAGGCAGCATCAACGGGCTCGGCAGCTACCAGTACAACGTGCACTGCGGCTGACCCTTGCTCCACGGGTGGCGACGCGACCGGGTCCGGTCGCGTCGCCACGGCGCCCTCAGTCCGCCCG is a window of Micromonospora sp. NBC_01699 DNA encoding:
- a CDS encoding NBR1-Ig-like domain-containing protein, which produces MTQLTAAVVAALFAVVAVGLLVGWSFAPSGEPAPESTVDNAQLDDAAFEGDITIPDGTVVAPSQVFTKVWQLRNTGQVRWEGRYLTRMNTTDCSAPDMVPIPTTEPGESVRITVQVTASPTPARCKIYWKATDASRRLLLPDKNPIFLDVIVQEEK
- a CDS encoding MbtH family NRPS accessory protein; translation: MSGNPFDDKTLTYVVMVNGENQHALWPELVDIPDGWSPVWRTQPGGGYGLRYPDIIDGPPRSPCHDHVPARNRYDSDRWLPWLTYRPRTLHTCRPSSTSDGLPVTPAGRIAATMCPATGGHACGALAGWTTAVGDCQGRIRPTIPGPRRRATWPRGADYRG
- a CDS encoding amino acid adenylation domain-containing protein, encoding MTDDQTKTRGYPAEPADVAGVLAGHQTVAHAHVLAGRNETHLIAYVVPRDRRRVPRAAELTAHLRDRLPVPTAPQAYVVLDALPMTDDGEVNLAALPQANHWKRRERVPYVAPRTATERGVVKIWGAAVGIDRVGIRDDPFDLGGHSLTALRVIARIRSEFGIDLPLRGLFQHRTIAELADWLESAQPDPALSILPPVSELDTDTGIPLSFQQEQIWFLHRFAPDTIAHHAQTTIRVAGPFDLDRLDRVITEIHRRHEILRTTYSEVGGRPWQVVHPPQPVQAARLDISNIREGQQKLLDEIVSGEMRRPFAMEHLPLIRWTVVRLSDEVYEIIVVQNHLLHDGWSFSLLMRDFKSLYNAFAQGVEPSTAELPIQYRDFARWQRSALETPPMRAQLAYWQNQLSDLPPRLELPADRARPGIQSFRGQTLRVDLPAGLAAALRSFCRAHRVTLFSTMLAAFYAYLYRYTGQRDICVGSSFASRQVPRTEDLVGMFVNTVLLRCEVDATLGFEDLVGKVHSVVLDATANELLPFSELVRVLNPAREPGRNPLTDVLFSIDDSPIPNLDLAGATGTIFEHGNGAAKLDLNVVVIPRAQRQGPDADHTDGRITMLWEYGVDLFDRATVTRMAESYLRLLADAIAGPAAPLFKLAVLGPADRVRMLTDWNPERHHPADGGPLVHQAVRARARNTPDAPAIRDGAREVSYAELIRRADSLAGILRANGVLPRTFVGLCLPRGADLVIAELAVLCVGAAYLPLDPENPPARLAGQYAAAGVVLVITDSVIANRLPGDLARLPMDRLPDVPDAVDAGPSDQAAYNDLAYLIATSGSTGQPKIVMVEHRSLSNVVAWRRRRCDLGPSDRVAQIASPGFDPSVTDIWPTLTSGATLYVPDQDTKLDPGRLRSWLVDEGITVTELPTALAERVLALNWPAGSALRKLIIGGDRLRVRPSGDLPFRVLNEYGPTETTATATAGHIEPAETPHGPPDIGRPIAGTSVYILDAWQQLVAPGVPGELWIGGIGVARGYHGSARLTADRFVPDPFSDVPGSRMYRTGDLARHLPGGQIDFIGRRDRQIKLRGYRIEPVEIVEALRAHPAVTDAVVLARTSENGTGEKRLVAYLEAEDRPALRQQLREHLAGRVPRYMIPTDLVLLDSLPLNRNGKVDEQALPALGPAEPDPDFRAPHTGTERWLAETWCAVLRLERVGLDDNFFEIGGHSLLLFEVQRALAGRGHKLSIVTFFEHTTIHHLATYLDERDLDSGKDAGESDRAARRGAGRVRLDRRRAALRSAELTNASGDPEETT
- a CDS encoding peptidase inhibitor family I36 protein, which translates into the protein MTRAIVWSLCRRIGQNSPLTSLLPKLSFPDREIPTIRKEAGVARFGASIMGFCRDQEGRAVVKRFAFVALIGALISVFFGTVPAYAATARDGVCETGEFCLYFNSDHQGSVSDFATSISDYGDSQPTCYDFRSAGTGQQVCVKNNAASVWNRTDRSVTVFFNSGYGGTSQTIGAGGKVNLNSSLKNENASHRFGSPSADRDGVCQDDEFCLYYNSDHQGSVSDFATSVSNYGDSQPTCYEFKSAGSGQGVCVKNNAAAAWNRTSQSVTVFFNSGYAGTSQTIPAGGKVNLNAGIKNENASHRIGGTGGGGGGGGGGDDSGPYSAPPSNPHPSAASQAPNATARTQFVDTQIADLTGETHCWVGDYRSYEPATSNHNTGNALDCTISNAIGSYPNAAQEAQGWKLARWLQKYASELDVRYVIWDGMIWSVERASEGWRTYTAGSGVTGGHYDHVHVSMQNPHGD